In the genome of Rutidosis leptorrhynchoides isolate AG116_Rl617_1_P2 unplaced genomic scaffold, CSIRO_AGI_Rlap_v1 contig611, whole genome shotgun sequence, one region contains:
- the LOC139884856 gene encoding MLP-like protein 328, protein MGLRRVEAEIDLKSPPQKLYNIWKKTPHRVPHMTPKNIQANEHHDGPWDDHGHGSHKTWNYTLQGKAEVFKERIELDDANLKARHVGLDGDVFKIYKSYAITFQYSPKGTGSLGKITIEYEKLSDDVPDAINYLNFLVECNRDSDEHLVAKA, encoded by the exons ATGGGTCTACGAAGGGTTGAGGCTGAGATAGACTTAAAGTCACCTCCACAGAAATTATACAATATTTGGAAGAAAACCCCTCACCGTGTGCCTCACATGACTCCTAAAAATATACAAGCTAACGAGCATCACGACGGTCCTTGGGACGATCATGGTCATGGCTCTCACAAGACCTGGAACTACACTTTGC agGGGAAAGCTGAGGTTTTCAAGGAGAGGATCGAACTTGATGATGCAAACTTGAAGGCTAGACATGTTGGTTTGGATGGTGATGTGTTCAAAATCTACAAGTCATATGCTATAACTTTTCAGTACTCGCCAAAGGGGACTGGAAGCTTAGGAAAGATTACAATTGAATATGAGAAGCTGAGTGATGACGTGCCGGATGCCATAAATTACCTGAACTTCCTTGTCGAGTGCAACAGAGATTCCGATGAACACCTTGTCGCCAAAGCATAA